Proteins from one Salmo salar chromosome ssa07, Ssal_v3.1, whole genome shotgun sequence genomic window:
- the LOC106609773 gene encoding mitochondrial-processing peptidase subunit beta, which translates to MSQIINMATSLQRLTSAGRYIVKRNLLKTNVLTRSIVGSHRLLATQAANQVMLNVPETKVTTLENGLRVASEDSGLSTCTVGLWIDAGSRYENERNNGTAHFLEHMAFKGTRKRSQLDLELEIENMGAHLNAYTSREQTVYYAKAFTKDLPRAVEILADIIQNSTLGGAEIERERGVILREMQEVETNLQEVVFDYLHATAYQATALGRTILGPTENIKTINRGDLVEYITTHYKGPRIVLAAAGGVSHNELIDLAKYHFGNLPARYKGEAPTFPQCDFTGSEIRVRDDKMPLAHIAIAVEAVGWSHPDTIPLMVANTLIGNWDRSFGGGVNLSSKLAQMACQGNLCHSFQSFNTCYTDTGLWGLYMVCEPGTINEMMHFAQLEWMSLCTSVTESEVARAKNLLKTNMLLHLDGSTPICEDIGRQMLCYSRRIPLHELEARIDAIDAKTIKDVCTKYIYDKSPAIAAVGPIEQLPDYNRIRSGMYWMRT; encoded by the exons ATGTCACAAATAATCAACATGGCGACGTCCTTACAGCGCCTTACATCAGCTGGGAGATATATTGTAAAACGGAATTTATTGAAGACTAATGTCTTAACCAGG TCCATAGTTGGATCACACAGACTATTGGCTACACAGGCCGCCAACCAAGTGATGTTAAATGTCCCTGAAACCAAGGTTACCACCTTAGAAAATGGACTACGTGTTGCATCTGAGGATTCCGGTCTTTCGACTTGCACA GTTGGTCTCTGGATAGACGCAGGGAGTCGTTATGAGAATGAGAGGAACAATGGCACTGCTCATTTCTTGGAACACATGGCCTTCAAG GGTACAAGGAAGCGCTCCCAGCTTGACCTGGAGCTGGAGATTGAAAATATGGGGGCCCATCTGAATGCTTACACCTCGAGGGAGCAGACTGTGTATTACGCCAAAGCATTCACAAAGGACCTTCCCAGAG CGGTAGAGATCCTGGCAGACATCATCCAGAACAGCACATTGGGGGGAGCAGAGATCGAGCGAGAGCGAGGGGTCATCCTCCGAGAGATGCAGGAAGTAGAGACAAACCTGCAGGAAGTGGTGTTTGATTACCTCCACGCCACAGCTTATCAAGCCACAGCGCTGGGCAGAACCATCCTGGGCCCTACAGAGAATATCAA AACAATAAACAGAGGAGACCTTGTTGAATACATCACTACTCACTACAAAGGACCGAGAATAGTGTTGGCTGCTGCTGGAG GGGTTTCACACAATGAATTGATAGATTTGGCCAAGTACCACTTTGGGAATCTTCCTGCCAGATACAAGGGAGAGGCGCCAACTTTCCCACAATGTGACTTTACTGGAAGTGAG ATCCGAGTTCGTGATGACAAGATGCCCCTGGCACACATTGCCATTGCTGTGGAAGCAGTGGGCTGGTCGCACCCCGATACCATTCCCCTTATGGTGGCAAACACACTCATCGGCAACTGGGACCGCTCCTTTGGTGGGGGTGTG AATCTCTCCAGCAAGCTGGCGCAGATGGCGTGCCAGGGCAACCTGTGCCACAGCTTCCAGTCTTTCAACACCTGTTACACCGACACAGGCCTGTGGGGACTCTACATGGTGTGTGAGCCTGGCACCATCAACGAGATGATGCACTTCGCCCAGCTGGAATG GATGTCACTCTGCACTAGCGTTACTGAGAGCGAAGTTGCAAGAGCCAAGAACCTCCTCAAGACAAACATGCTTTTGCATCTTGACG GATCCACCCCCATCTGTGAGGACATCGGCAGACAGATGCTTTGTTACAGCCGTAGGATCCCTCTGCATGAACTGGAGGCCAGAATCGAT GCCATAGATGCAAAGACCATCAAGGACGTGTGTACAAAATACATCTATGACAAATCACCTGCCATCGCAGCAGTCG GACCAATTGAGCAGCTCCCAGACTACAACCGAATTCGCAGTGGGATGTACTGGATGAGAACCTGA